Genomic window (Arcobacter aquimarinus):
AGTAATTCAAGTAAAACAACTATTAAACTTGTTGCAAAAGAGCTTGATGAGGGAAATATTGTTGTACTTTTTCCCGAAGGTTCAATCACTAGAAATGGTCATTTAGGGGAGTTTAAAAGAGGTTTTGAAAAGATTTTAGAACTTACGAATACAGATGTGAAAGTTGTTCCTTTTTATATTAGGGGACTTTGGGAATCTATGTTTAGTAGAGCAAATAAAAAGTTTAAAAATTCTAAAAAAACTTCTATTGTGACTGTTCTATTTTCAAGAGCATTAAGTAAAGAAAAATCAAATACAATAAGAATCAAACAAGAAGTTATAAATCTTTCAACAAAGGCTTGGCAAGAGCATATAAAAAATCTAAAACCTTTAAATGAGACTATTTTTGATAGATTAAAAGAGCTTTCAAATGAGTTGATTTTTGTTGATTCAACAGGAGTTGAGTTAAGTGGACATAAATTTTTAACTGCTTCAATTTTATTTAAGAATTTACTAAAAAAAGAGTTAAAAGAACAAAATGTTGGTCTATTATTACCTTCAACAGCAGCAGGAGCTTTTATAAATTATACGATGTTGCTGATGGGAAAAACAGCCGTAAATTTAAACTATACAAGTGATACAACTTCTTTAAAAGAAGCATTGATTCAAGCAGAGATAAAAACAATTATAACTTCTAAAAAATTTATAGAAAAATTAGAATCAAAAGCAATAAATTTAAAAGAGATTTTAAATGTTGTAAATGTGATTTATCTTGAAGATTTAAAAACAAAAATCACTAAAACAAAAGGTTTAATAACACTAATTAGCATAAAACTTTTACCTAGTTTTATTCTAAAAATATTACATCTAAAAAAGATAAAAAAAGATGATACTGTTATTATTTTATTCTCTTCTGGAAGTGAAGGAAAACCAAAAGGAGTTGAATTAACATCAGATAATATTTTAGGAAATGCTCAACAAATAGCAAATATCATAAATGTTTCACATGAGGATATAATGTTAGGAACATTACCTTTATTTCATGCTTTTGGAATAGTTGTAACAACATATTTACCTTTGATTGAAGGAATAAAATGTGTAGCTCATCCAGACCCAACAGATGGACTTGCAATTGCAAAATTAACAGTAACTCACAAAGCAACTATTATGACGGGAACTTCTACATTTTTTAGACTTTATGCAAAAAATACAAAAATACATCCTTTGATGTTTGAAAGTTTAAGATTGGTTGTTGCAGGAGCGGAAAAATTAAGAGAAGATGTTAAATTTGAGTTTAAAAAAAGATTTGGAAAAGATATTTTAGAAGGTTTTGGAACAACTGAGACTTCACCTGTTGCCACTTGCAATTTACCAGATGTAATAGCACCTGATTTTACTATTCAAATAGGAAATAAAAATGGAACGGTTGGTATGCCAATTCCAGGAACTACAATAAAAATAGTTGACCCTCAAACCTATAAAGAATTAAATACAAATGAAGAAGGAATGATTCTAATCTCAGGTATTCAAGTAATGCGTGGATATTTAAACAATCAAGAAAAAACAGCTGAAGTTTTAAAAACTATAAAAGGCAAAATTTATTACATCACAGGAGATAAAGGACGTATTGATGAAGATGGATTTTTAACTATAGTTGATAGATATTCAAGGTTCGCTAAAATTGGTGGGGAAATGATAAGTCTTAGTTTAGTTGAAGAAAAAATTTCTAAGTTAATAGATTTTGAACAAAATCCGTTAGTTGATTTTATAGTTACAAATATTGAAGATGAGAAAAAAGGTGAAACTATAGTTTTACTTATTACAAATGTAAATGATGAGTTTATTTTGGATTTAAAACAAAAGATTATAAGCAATTTTGATAATAAATTAATGATTCCTTCAAATATAAAAGTTATTAATGAAATCCCTAAATTAGGGAGTGGAAAGAGAGATTATAACACTTCAAAGGCTTTAATAAAAGAATAAATAATTTCATAAATACAAAAAAGAGTAATTTGTGAGTCATTTGTTTGTTACAATTTATTTTAATGATAAATTGTAATAAAAAAAGAGTTTAAAATGACTATATTTGAACTAAAATGCGAAGCATATTTAAAAGAGAATATTGAACTAAAAGATAGTTTTGATATTTTGTCAAAATCTATAAGTGGTTCAATTTCTTTTAATAAAAAACTTGATGAAGTTGTTAAAAATTCTATTAAAGATTACTGTTTTGGAAACTTTTATCCAATAGAAAAAGATAGAATTTATAAAAAAGATAAAACTTATAAGTTTGTGATTAGAAGTATAAATAAAGAATTAATAGATTGTCTGGAATTTTTACTTGTAAAAAATATAAATAATAATTTTTTGCAGGTTTTAAATTGTGAAAAAAAAGAGATAGAACAATTTTTTATTAGTGAATTGTATAGTGCAACACCTGTGATTGTTTCAGACAGAAGAGATGAGAAAGGAAAACAACTTTTTTGGTCTTTACATTATAATGGAGATATGCAAACTTTACAAAATAGACTTCATAATAATTTAGAAAAGAAATTGAGATATTTTTATAGTGAAGAGTTAAAAGAGTCTAAGAGTTTTATTCAAGAAATTGAATTAAAAAATGAAAAACCTCAATCTATATATTTCAAAACTATAAAAAATAAAAAAGAAAAAATTATAAGACTAATAGGAAATAAATTAAAGATTATTCCAAAGAGAGATGAAACTTCACAAAAACTAGCTTTTTTATCACTAGCTGTTGGACTTGGTGAAAAAAGTGGTTTAGGTGGAGGTTTTTGTTTTGGTAGGGGATAAAATTTTTTAAGAAGATTTATCACCTACACACATAAGATTGAGTATTTTTTCTTGATTTGAGCAAAAACTTCCATCTTTTTCAATCAAAATCAAATCTTTTGCATAACCATTTAAAGTATGAAGTTTAGCACTTTCTATTTCTACATTAAAATCATCAAATATTTTAGCAATATAAGCAAATAAACCTTTTTGGTCTTTTGCAACTATATGCATAGAAGCTAGATAAGCTGTATGATTACAGTCTATTTTTATATTTTCTTTTTTTATAATTGGCGTTATTAATGAAGTTCTTTTAGTCATGTCAAAAGAGTCTTTTATAATCTCTTCGATAAAAAATAGGTCTTCATCACTTATTTTCTCAGAAAATGATATTTCGAAAGCTTTTTTATTATCATAAAGTTTAAAGATATTCATAGAAGCAATATTTAGAAATTCTAATTTTCCAAGTAAATATCCCAAATTTAATGGAGACTTTCTAATAATTCTAATAGTTAATTGTGATTCATTTATAATCTTGTAAATATAATTATCAACATCTTTTGCTTTTATTGCAATATCCAAAATATCTTCTGCTTTTAAACGTAAAAATATCTGATTAGAAGCTATATACATAATTTTCTTTTTTAAGATATTAGGTAATTCTTTATATTTTTCAAGATTTTTTATAGCATTTTGTTTTGCAATTCTTCTTTTACTTTCATTTAAATACTCTTGATTTTCAAAAGCAGGAAGAGATTGATTATACAACTGTTTTAATAGTGAAGCTGTTGAACTATTAAAGATATTTTTCCCAACAGCAGAAATATCACAATAAGTAACCACATATAACATCTTTAAACTCTCTTTTGTTTTTAAAAGACCAGTAAAATTTAAAATAGTTTTTTCAGAATATATATCTTCATTTGTTGCCATGTAAGACATCATATTATGGTATCTAACAAGCCTTGCTCCTGTTTTTATAAACTCTTCATCAAAATCAAAAGATTTCATCATACTTTTAAATAGTTTTTCACCAACAATATGATGGTCTTCTTTTCTTCCTTTTCCAATATCATGAAAAAAGGCTACAAGTCTTACAAGAGTTCTTTGTTCATTAGTAAGTTCATCAAAAATTGATTTTATGTGAACATCTTCTATATTTTGTGCAAATTTCAAAGTATTAATAGAGTGAATATCAACAGGATGCTTGTGATAACCATCAAATTGAGGTTGGTCAATCATTTTTTTTGTACTGGGAAGTACAGCTTGAAATAATCCAGCATTATAAATAAGTTTGATTAAAGGATATAAGTTAGGTCTTGATAAAAGATTTTTAACACTTTTCTTAAGTTCTTTTGTTTGAACTTTAGGAAGTTTTGCTTTACTTGCATAATAGATATATGACCTATCAAACTCTTGTACATGAGTTGGAAGTTCTATTAACTCTTTTAATAAATTATTCAAAGTTTGAGGTTTTGTATTAAAAGAGCAAAATAGTTTATTCTCAATAATATAAAGGTTTTTTTTGAATCTAAATTCTTTTAGTTTAGAAATATTTGAACTTTCAAATAAAACTTCCCTTGTAAATTTTTTTACCATAGTTGCTGTGAAATTGTGAATAATATGTAAGCTAGATAAAATTTTTGCCATACAAAGTCTATCTTTTGTATATCTAGTTCTATTTTTAAACCCAAGTTTAGAACTTAAATCAGGTAAAATATCAAAGGTTACTTGGTCTTGTTTTTTTCTTGCAATATTATGTAAAGCATTTCGCACTTGAAAAATAAACTCTAAAGCTTGTCTATATTTTTTATACTCTTCTTCACTAAATTGAACACCAATTAAATCTTTTGTATTAGTAACTCCATATAAAACATTTGCTATCCAATACATTAAGTTTGACTCTCTCATTCCACCATAACCATCTTTTATGTTTGGTTCCATTTTTAGTGGATATTTTAAAAGTCTTTGTTTATGTTCTTCTAGTTTTGCAAGAATAAACTCTTTTTGTTCAGTTTTTCTAATAATTTTTAAAATATTTTGATAACCATACCATAAAATTTTTGAGCCATAAATCATTCTTGATTCTAAAATAGAACTTTTTATAGTTATGTCACCTTTTACAGCTTCACTTATCTCTTTTAATTCATGAACTCTTGAACCTAATTTTAATCCACAATCCCAAGCTAAAGTTATGAATTCTTCCATGATATCTTTTAGGTTATAACCCTTTATATTTTCATATAAAATCATAATGTCAATATCTGAATAAATACAAAGCTGTTCTCTTCCATAAGAACCAAGAGCAACTAAACTAATAGGAATTGATGAACTCATAGGTTGATGCGAACCAAAATTTTTTCGTAATATATATTTGTATAAAAGAACTAAAAATCTATCAGTATGTTTTGTATGTTTTATAAAAAAATCTTTTCCACCCGTTGTTTCAACAGTTGTATCTATTGAATCTAAATAGTTTTTGTAGTAGGTTTTGAAAACCTTAGAGATTTGAAAATCTGTAGCATTATTTGAGATTAACTCTTCGATTTGTATATTAAGTTCTGTCATAATAAATCTTTATAAATTTCCAATTTTTTTCTTAATGTTATCCTATTTAAGCCTAAATGTTTTGCAACTTGCACTTGAGATTTATATTTTTTTGTAGAAGCTTTTAACAAAGGAACTTCAAAGATATATGATAAATCTTTATATGAATTTTCTCCATATAAGTTTTCACTAATATATTTTTCTAAAAACATTAAAATTTCATGCTCTCCAATAGTTTCAAATAGATATGAAAAATAAATAGACTTTCTTAAACTATGAGTATTATTTGAGATATTTATGATAAGTTTTGATTGGGGAATTAAAGGCATATCTAAAATAGAACTAGCTTCTTGTGAAAATTTATTTATTAAAGCTTTGGTATCTTCTTCTCTTTTTGTTAAATTTGGTATTTCAAGATTTATTGAAAAAATATCTTTGATTTTTTGGTTTAGATTTTCAGTTTGAGATATGGCAATTACTCTAATGGAATTTTCTTCAATCCATCTTAGAAAAAGATCTATGTTTGTTATTTCATTTATTTTATCAATAATAATTGCTTCATTTTGTAAGATTAATACTTCATCTGTAATATCTTTTTGTAAGTTTTTTGCTTCGTAAATTTCTGAATGGGGTAATATATATTTTGCTAGTGATTTTTTTCCAACACCATTTTCACCTAAAATAAGGGCATTAACTTCTACTGCTTGTAAAAGTTTAGCAGAGTTTAAAATTTCTTTGGAAATACTATCTTTTGCTATATATTCTTGCATATAAAATTACCTCTATAAATCTAAAAATTTGAATTACTTACCAATCATAAAATATTATACTGTATAAAAATGAAAAAATTTCAAAATATTGTATAAAATTTATACAATATCCCAATTGAAATAAAAATAATTATTTTTAATAAATAATGTGTAATAATACAAATTATATAAATAATACAAATAAGGCTCAATTTTGAAAAATAAGGAAAGATATATAGTTATCAATGTAATAGTATTGTTATTTATTTGTTTGTTGACTATATTTATTGGAGATTATTTAATATCAAAAAAAGAGAAAGAGTTATTAGAACAAAAATATAGTTTGATATCAAAAAATTTAAAAGAAAAAAGTTATTCATTGATTGAATCTAAAAAAAATGCAACATTAGCTTTGACTTTAACACTAAGTGAAAATGAAAAAATAAAAAATGTTCTTTTATCAAAAGGTGAAATAAAATATGAATTAAATCTTTTAAGTGAAAAATTAAAAAATTATACAGATTTTAGAAACGTTTGGTTTCAAATGATTGATAAAGATGGTGTATCAATATATCGAAGTTGGACAGAAGATAAAAATGATAAAATTAAACTCTTTAGATCAGATTTACATCCATTACTAAAAAGTCCGAAAATTCAAAATAATATTAGTGTTGGAATTTATGATATTACTTTTAAATCACAAATTCCTATTTATAACCAAAATAATTTTTTAGGAGTTTTAGAAGGAATTACACATTTTAACTCTATTACTAAAGAGTTGAAAAATAGTGATTTGGTTGAAGTAGTTCTTTTAGTTGAAAAAAAATTTACAGAACAATTAAGAAAAAATAGCTTTACAAATATATTTTTAAAAGATTATTATGTTGCAAATTTTGATTCATCAACAGAATTATTAAAATATTTAGAAAATCAAAATTTTGATGATTTATTGAAAATTGAAAATTATTTTATAAAAGATGGAATGTTGATAACAAACGTTATTATAAATCAAGATAATGACAAACTTGCAAATATGTTATTATTTAGAAATTTAAATTCCATAGATATTTCAGAGATTAATCAATTTAAAAAACATGCTTTTTCATATTTGACGTTTTTTTTGATTGTGTTTTGTTTGACAATTTTTGTAATAGGATATTATTTATATTCTAAAAGGTTAAGAGAGTTAAATCAAATTTTGCAACAAACTGTAAATAAAGAGATTTTAAAAAATGATGAAAAGAATAAAATTCTTTTTCAACAAAATAAAATGGCTGCAATGGGTGAAATGATAGAAAATATAGCTCACCAATGGAGACAGCCATTATCTGTTATAACTACAGCTGCTTCATCTATTAAATTGAAAAAAGAGTATGGATTACTTGAAGATAAAGAGTATGAAGAATCTATGAATTATATTATTGATACAGCAAATTATTTATCAAATACTATTGATGATTTTAGATATTATTTTTCTCCAAATAAGAGTAAAAATCTTTTTAATAGTAAAAAATTAGTTGAAAAAGCAGTCTCATTATTAAATTTGTCTTTTAATGATAATCAAATAGAAATAATAAAAAATGTAGAAGATTTGGAAATTACAAGTTTTGAAAATGAACTTTTACAAGTAATTATCAATATTTTAAATAATGCACAAGATGAATTAATCAAAAAAGAAAAAGATGAAAAAAGGTATATATTTATAGATTTATTTAGACAAAATGATAATCTTAAAATAAAAATAAAAGATAATGCAGGCGGAATAAAAGAAGAAATTAAAGATAGAATTTTTGAGCCTTATTTTACTACAAAACACAAAAGTAAAGGAACAGGAATTGGTCTTTATATGTGTGAAGAGATAATAATCAAACATATCAAAGGAAAAATAGAAGTTTCAAATGAAAAATACACCTACAACAATAATGAGTTTGTAGGTGCATTATTTAAAATAACAGTTCCTTTAACTTAATTTACTTCAACACTATTTTGTTTATATCTTTTTGAGGAAAAATTAATAAATATAGTCAGAGATATTAATATTAGTGCGATACCAGCTATTAAATAAAAAGCATTTATCATTTGGTCATAGTCATTAATAGCTATTTTAAATACTACAATTAAAGCTTCAATAGACAAAGCAATTATAATAGTTGTTAAAAACTTTGTTAATATTTTTGTTTCTACCTTTGAATTTTTTGAATAAGATTTGAAAAATACTTCTTGTTCTAATATAGTTTTTGCTAAATCAAAAATAGCAATACTTAAAGTAAGAGCAATGATGGGTTTAAATATCATCTCTAAAGATAATTCATTTTTTGAAAATAGATAAAAAGTAAAATCATATAATGAAAATAAAATTGTAATAATTGATAAAACCATCATAGAAAAACCAGCTACTATATAAAAACCTTTTGTAACACTATGAAAGGGTTTATTTAATTCAACTAAATTTAGTTTTTGTAACAAAATATCTATTTGAAAATCAAGAAAAAATATTTCATCATCCTCTTTTATAGTTACAGTCACACAAGTATTTCTTGTAGCACTACTTATATAAGGTTTTGAAAAAGCGATATTTGATTCTTTAAAGTGTAGTTTTGAAATAAGATGTGATCTATCTTTATTTCTTGCATTATCATCATTTTTATATCTATAAAAATTTGATGAGGTTTGTATTTTTGTATCTTTATTTATTATGTAAACAAGTTCAAGAGAAGGAAAAAGTTTATATAGTTGTTTAAAATCATTTTTTTTGTGATTTGATAAACTCCCTATATTTTTAATACTCTCTTGTAAGAAATATTCTATATCTTCTTGGTGTTGTATATAGGTTTCAAAAAATTCTTTCATTATAAACCTTTGAATATTTTTTATTTTATTATATAAGATATTAGGTTTTTATTTTGATGTAATTTGTTTATTATTTATACAACTGTTATTTTTTGATATTAAACTCTTTTATCATATTATCAGCAAGTAGTTTTAAATTTGCCTTATCAACTTCTTTTTCTACTCCATTTTCAAGATTTAGTATATTTACATGGAATTTTTCTAAAAAAGTAAGAATTTTAGGATCTTTTTTAAATGAATTATTAACCAATGCTCCTTCATCAAGCATTTCAATAACCAAATCTTTTTTACCCATAAAAGCAGCATAATTTATAGGTCTAATTCCAAAAGCATCAGGTAAGTTTATAATTTCCTTATTATAGTGATGCAATAATTTAAAATATTTAGTTGTATTTTTCCAAATACAACTATGCATAATACTTCTTCCTTTTTTATCTCTAGCAAAACAATCAGCACGAAGCTCTAAAAGTAATCTTATAGTGTATTCACATTTTTCAGTAACTGCAATATGTAAAGCAGTTAAGCCTTCATTGTTTTTTGCATTTATATCAACACCTGAATTTACAAGGCTTTTTATTGTATTTAAGTATAACTTTTTGTCTTTGATAAGATTTTTATAGTTATATTCCATAAGTTTAAAGATTATGTTATTCCCATCTTTATCTTTTTGATTTAGATTGATGTTTTTAACTCTTAAAATTTTAAATAGTTTAAAGTTAAAGTGTAAAATAGATTCAAAAAATAAAGGTTCACCTTTTGAATTTAATTTATTTATATCAATTGTACAATTTCTTAAAAGACCTTCCAAAACAGTTGGATATTCACCATCTTCATTTAAAAGAATTTCATATGCAAAGTCTAGCTCTTTTCTATTTTGTGAATGTAAAATAATATCTATTAAAATTTCAATAATTGATTTCCCATAACTATTCTCTTTTATTGGGTCTGCGCCTTTTTCTAGATAGAATTTGATTAAATCACTGTTTTTAATTCCACCTAACACTAAAAGTAATAAAACTGTATCTCCATTGAAATTTTCATGATTTAGATTAAAATCTGAAGATTCTAAAAGTAAATTTATAAGTTCTCTATTTTCACTTCTTGTTGCATAAAATAGAGCATTTTCTTCTTTATTATCTACAGCTTCTACATTAACTCCAAGTTTTATTAACTCTTTTATCATTTCAAAATGACTCTCTTTTTGAGCTGTATCATCTTTTGGAGTTTCTAAGAAGTGATTTATTGATTCCATTAAAAGAGTTGTATTATCAGCGGTTTTACTATTTATATTACAACCTAGTTCAACAGCTTTGTGAAGAATCGAAATATTTTCTATTCCTTTTGATATTGCATAAAATAGAAAATTCTTGCCATTTTTATCTAAAATCGTTGGATTTGCACCTAAATCCATCAATAGTAAGGCTAATTGATTGTTTTTTAAAACTATTTCTTTATGTAAAACTGTATTTCCATCTTCATTAATTTGATTTATATCTACTTCTTTTAATAAAGCTACTTTTTTTATAATATCAAGATTTCCATTCGCGATAGCGTCAAAAATAAGATTATTCCCATGAATATCACAATTTCCTTTTGAAGAAGTAATTTCTATCAAATAAGTAACAATTCTATTATTTGCACTAATAACAGCATCTTGTAAAGCAGTTCTTTTATAAATATTTAGGTGATTAATATTTGCTTTGTGTTCAACTAATGCTTGCATAATAGCAGTGCTTTTTGCATGAACTGCATAAAATACTGCTGTTTCTTTTTGAGAGTTTTCAATTTCGATATCAATTTTATTATTTAATAACCATAATAAAGATTGAAATAAATCTTTTTTACAACAGTAGTGTAAGATATGTTCTTCATTATAATATAGACTATTTAAATCAATGTTCAATTCTGTGTAAATTTTAGTTATTTTATCTAAATTAGGAGTTGTACTAACCAACTCTTTTACTAGTTCTTCCTCTGTAAACTTGATTTTATTGAGAAACTTATCAAACATTATTTTACCCATTTTAAATTATAAATTTTTTGAGATTATATAATAAAAAAGCATAATAGTGCTTCATAAGTAGATAAATTTGAATAAAAATATATTATGGATAATTAATATACAGACAAACTGTTTACAAGATAGATAAAATTTTTTATAATGGTGATATATAATTTGACAAAGGAGTCTTATGGAAAATTTTACTGATGTAAAATATATTTTAGATGGTTTTCTGTTTGTATTTGCAGGAATCTTAGTTATGTGGATGGCGGCTGGTTTTGCTATGTTAGAATCAGGTTTAACAAGAACTAAAAACACAGCAACAGTTTTAACAAAAAATATAGCATTATTTGCAATATCTTGTATTATGTTCTATTTTGTAGGATATAACTTTATGTATGGTGATGGTGGAGCATTCATTGGAAGTGGAGCTATGTTATCAGGAAAAACAAATGAAGAAATGGGATATCCTGTTATGGCTGATTTCTTTTTTCAAGTTGTGTTTGTAGCAACTGCTGCTTCAGTTATATCTGGAACAATAGCTGAAAGAATGAAATTATGGCCGTTCTTAATATTTGTGGTAGTTTTATCAGGTGTTATTTATCCGATTCAAGGACATTGGTCTTGGGGAGGTTCTGAATTAGGTGGATTAATTTCTGGATTCTCTGATTTTGCTGGTTCTACTGTTGTTCACTCTGTTGGTGGATGGGCTGCTTTAGCTGGTGTATTAATTTTAGGTGCTAGAAAAGGTAAATATGGAAAAGATGGAAATGTAAGACCAATTCCAGGTTCTAATCTTACTTTAGCAACACTTGGAACATTTATTTTATGGATGGGATGGTTTGGATTTAATGGCGGTTCTCAACTTGCATTAGGTTCAAAAGAAGATATAGATGGAATTGCTTCTGTAGTTGCAAGTACAAATATGGCTGCTTGTGCAGGTGCTATTATGGCTGCTATTTTAACTCAACTTATTTACAAAAAAGTTGATTTAACTATGGTATTAAATGGAGCATTAGCTGGACTTGTATCTTGTACAGCAGGACCAGATTTAGGTATGAACATAGCATTTATTGAAGGTTTAGTTGGTGGTGCTTTAGTTGTATTTGCTGTTCCTTTCTTTGATAAGTTAAAAATTGATGATCCCGTTGGAGCTTTATCTGTTCACTTAGTTGCAGGTATTTGGGGAACATTAGCTGTAGGTATTTTTAATTCAGAAGTAGCAATATTAGACCAAGTTAAAGGTATAGTAGTTATTGGTGCATTTGTATTTATTTCATCATTTATT
Coding sequences:
- a CDS encoding ankyrin repeat domain-containing protein, giving the protein MFDKFLNKIKFTEEELVKELVSTTPNLDKITKIYTELNIDLNSLYYNEEHILHYCCKKDLFQSLLWLLNNKIDIEIENSQKETAVFYAVHAKSTAIMQALVEHKANINHLNIYKRTALQDAVISANNRIVTYLIEITSSKGNCDIHGNNLIFDAIANGNLDIIKKVALLKEVDINQINEDGNTVLHKEIVLKNNQLALLLMDLGANPTILDKNGKNFLFYAISKGIENISILHKAVELGCNINSKTADNTTLLMESINHFLETPKDDTAQKESHFEMIKELIKLGVNVEAVDNKEENALFYATRSENRELINLLLESSDFNLNHENFNGDTVLLLLVLGGIKNSDLIKFYLEKGADPIKENSYGKSIIEILIDIILHSQNRKELDFAYEILLNEDGEYPTVLEGLLRNCTIDINKLNSKGEPLFFESILHFNFKLFKILRVKNINLNQKDKDGNNIIFKLMEYNYKNLIKDKKLYLNTIKSLVNSGVDINAKNNEGLTALHIAVTEKCEYTIRLLLELRADCFARDKKGRSIMHSCIWKNTTKYFKLLHHYNKEIINLPDAFGIRPINYAAFMGKKDLVIEMLDEGALVNNSFKKDPKILTFLEKFHVNILNLENGVEKEVDKANLKLLADNMIKEFNIKK
- a CDS encoding ammonium transporter, whose protein sequence is MENFTDVKYILDGFLFVFAGILVMWMAAGFAMLESGLTRTKNTATVLTKNIALFAISCIMFYFVGYNFMYGDGGAFIGSGAMLSGKTNEEMGYPVMADFFFQVVFVATAASVISGTIAERMKLWPFLIFVVVLSGVIYPIQGHWSWGGSELGGLISGFSDFAGSTVVHSVGGWAALAGVLILGARKGKYGKDGNVRPIPGSNLTLATLGTFILWMGWFGFNGGSQLALGSKEDIDGIASVVASTNMAACAGAIMAAILTQLIYKKVDLTMVLNGALAGLVSCTAGPDLGMNIAFIEGLVGGALVVFAVPFFDKLKIDDPVGALSVHLVAGIWGTLAVGIFNSEVAILDQVKGIVVIGAFVFISSFIVWKILDLLVGLRVDEETEVNGLDIHETGLEAYPEFKRA